The following proteins are co-located in the Nomia melanderi isolate GNS246 chromosome 1, iyNomMela1, whole genome shotgun sequence genome:
- the LOC116429182 gene encoding uncharacterized protein LOC116429182 isoform X2 gives MICHPCKYQLEKSYQFKKKCEAADAKLRKHMKQIQQLIGQDEEGENQDSNREELKDGSNSGKSKQVKQLLADLVSTKADSGQADGDPIEVTEEELVGGYILGMNSENLEMEETLSEDPENITLVPAEERAAKARCTIRTTRIKQEQESEDEAEEVQRAIANADHKNVYMMELTSNSSGQGESLKLQPITDTIVEANEELKVFKCDKCPKAFTRRIMLKSHQSVHSTQRGFTCQACEKWFPTRSALVRHERTHTGEKPFGCNICHRAFAQKEILLRHLMTHSGQKPFQCQHCEKSFTQREALKVHMRRHQKLDPNDIQLHHCQLCPKAFCHASGLSRHLVTHTGRTYKCVECEKSFTDKSSLLRHSRIHAPKKILTN, from the exons ATGATTTGTCATCCATGCAAATATCAATTAGAAAAATCATATCAATTTAAGAAGAAATGCGAAGCTGCTGATGCCAAGCTTAGAAAACATATGAAACAGATACAACAATTAATTGGCCAAGATGAAGAAGGAGAAAATCAGGATAGTAATAGAGAAGAATTGAAGGATGGTTCAAATAGTGGAAAATCTAAACAAGTTAAACAATTGTTGGCTGATTTAGTATCGACTAAAGCAGATAGTGGCCAGGCAGATGGAGATCCAATTGAAGTCACAGAGGAAGAGCTTGTTGGGGGTTATATTttag GAATGAACTCCGAGAATTTAGAGATGGAAGAAACCTTATCAGAAGACccagaaaatattacattagtaCCTGCTGAAGAACGTGCTGCTAAAGCACGTTGTACAATACGTACAACTCGTATTAAACAAGAGCAGGAATCTGAAGATGAAGCGGAAGAAGTGCAGAGAGCGATTGCAAATGCTGAtcacaaaaatgtttatatgaTGGAACTTACCAGTAACAGTTCTGGTCAAGGAGAATCACTGAAGTTGCAACCCATTACAGACACCATAG ttgAAGCTAATGAAGAACTGAAAGTATTTAAATGTGACAAATGTCCAAAAGCATTTACTCGAAGAATAATGTTAAAGAGTCATCAATCTGTTCACTCAACGCAAAGAGGCTTCACGTGTCAAGCCTGTGAAAAATGGTTCCCCACGAGGTCAGCTCTAGTGAGACATGAACGTACTCACACAG GTGAGAAACCATTTGGTTGCAACATTTGTCACCGAGCATTTGCCCAAAAAGAAATTTTACTGCGACATCTAATGACACATTCTGGACAAAAACCTTTTCAATGTCAACACTGTGAAAAGAGTTTCACGCAACGCGAAGCATTGAAGGTGCACATGAGAAGACATCAAAAACTTGATCCAAATGACATTCAACTGCATCATTGTCAACTCTGCCCTAAAGCCTTCTGTCATGCATCTGGTCTTAGTAGACATTTGGTTACGCATACTGGAAGAACATACAAATGCGTAGAATGTGAAAAATCATTTACAGATAAGAGTTCATTGTTAAGGCACAGTCGTATTCATGCAcctaaaaaaatattaacaaattaa
- the LOC116429182 gene encoding uncharacterized protein LOC116429182 isoform X1 codes for MKTYSRKKGDSPSNVIIHVNELCRLCLAKEEEMVPIYDDETIPLSLRIMACVNLEVYEEDGLPNMICHPCKYQLEKSYQFKKKCEAADAKLRKHMKQIQQLIGQDEEGENQDSNREELKDGSNSGKSKQVKQLLADLVSTKADSGQADGDPIEVTEEELVGGYILGMNSENLEMEETLSEDPENITLVPAEERAAKARCTIRTTRIKQEQESEDEAEEVQRAIANADHKNVYMMELTSNSSGQGESLKLQPITDTIVEANEELKVFKCDKCPKAFTRRIMLKSHQSVHSTQRGFTCQACEKWFPTRSALVRHERTHTGEKPFGCNICHRAFAQKEILLRHLMTHSGQKPFQCQHCEKSFTQREALKVHMRRHQKLDPNDIQLHHCQLCPKAFCHASGLSRHLVTHTGRTYKCVECEKSFTDKSSLLRHSRIHAPKKILTN; via the exons ATGAAAACGTACAGCAGAAAAAAGGGCGACAGCCCCAGCAATGTGATTATCCACGTGAACGAGCTGTGCCGACTGTGCCTGGCAAAGGAGGAGGAGATGGTGCCGATTTATGACGACGAAACAATCCCCTTATCGCTTCGAATAATGGCCTGTGTTAATTTGGAG GTTTATGAGGAAGACGGTCTCCCGAATATGATTTGTCATCCATGCAAATATCAATTAGAAAAATCATATCAATTTAAGAAGAAATGCGAAGCTGCTGATGCCAAGCTTAGAAAACATATGAAACAGATACAACAATTAATTGGCCAAGATGAAGAAGGAGAAAATCAGGATAGTAATAGAGAAGAATTGAAGGATGGTTCAAATAGTGGAAAATCTAAACAAGTTAAACAATTGTTGGCTGATTTAGTATCGACTAAAGCAGATAGTGGCCAGGCAGATGGAGATCCAATTGAAGTCACAGAGGAAGAGCTTGTTGGGGGTTATATTttag GAATGAACTCCGAGAATTTAGAGATGGAAGAAACCTTATCAGAAGACccagaaaatattacattagtaCCTGCTGAAGAACGTGCTGCTAAAGCACGTTGTACAATACGTACAACTCGTATTAAACAAGAGCAGGAATCTGAAGATGAAGCGGAAGAAGTGCAGAGAGCGATTGCAAATGCTGAtcacaaaaatgtttatatgaTGGAACTTACCAGTAACAGTTCTGGTCAAGGAGAATCACTGAAGTTGCAACCCATTACAGACACCATAG ttgAAGCTAATGAAGAACTGAAAGTATTTAAATGTGACAAATGTCCAAAAGCATTTACTCGAAGAATAATGTTAAAGAGTCATCAATCTGTTCACTCAACGCAAAGAGGCTTCACGTGTCAAGCCTGTGAAAAATGGTTCCCCACGAGGTCAGCTCTAGTGAGACATGAACGTACTCACACAG GTGAGAAACCATTTGGTTGCAACATTTGTCACCGAGCATTTGCCCAAAAAGAAATTTTACTGCGACATCTAATGACACATTCTGGACAAAAACCTTTTCAATGTCAACACTGTGAAAAGAGTTTCACGCAACGCGAAGCATTGAAGGTGCACATGAGAAGACATCAAAAACTTGATCCAAATGACATTCAACTGCATCATTGTCAACTCTGCCCTAAAGCCTTCTGTCATGCATCTGGTCTTAGTAGACATTTGGTTACGCATACTGGAAGAACATACAAATGCGTAGAATGTGAAAAATCATTTACAGATAAGAGTTCATTGTTAAGGCACAGTCGTATTCATGCAcctaaaaaaatattaacaaattaa